A single window of Cryptococcus tetragattii IND107 chromosome 4 map unlocalized Ctg04, whole genome shotgun sequence DNA harbors:
- a CDS encoding alternative oxidase, mitochondrial, whose protein sequence is MSAIVLRSGNVARFTILAGPSIGGSVTFRSAVLSTRNFSIFTKARIQSDSKSQSSLSLQPRVREAEKSQGPVVGSEGKGVEGPHYQDQVSHNILSDASTTGAWTMFNPIYTDKELNTVQVVGRAPVTFGDKAAHKTVKFLRKCFDFVTGYTPYEIPASVLAQKPIPIAELRSKGKLLSDQKWLFRIILLESIAGVPGMVGGTLRHLRSMRLLKRDGGWIHSLLEEAENERMHLLTFMTIAQPGIFTRALVLAAQGVFYNAFFLTYLISPRIAHRFVGALEEEAVRTYTHCISDMEAGLIPEWKDMPAPAIAIDYWRLPATSSLLDVIRAVRADEATHRFVNHSLANLDQKRDFNPFALSEASPEERGTKWGYTREESAKFALEQQQKLMAASAKSGGLVQ, encoded by the exons ATGTCTGCTATTGTGCTGCGGTCGGGTAACGTTGCACgcttcaccatccttgcTGGACCTTCGATCGGAGGTTCGGTGACCTTCCGCTCTGCCGTTTTGAGCACTCGTAatttttccattttcacCAAGGCTAGGATCCAATCCGACAGTAAGAGTCAGTCTAGTCTGTCACTGCAGCCCCGTGTAAGGGAGGCAGAGAAATCACAAGGGCCTGTCGTAGGATcagaaggcaagggagtAGAAGGCCCTCATTATCAAG ATCAAGTTTCGCACAACATATTATCGGATGCTTCAACCACCGGCGCTTGGACAATGTTCAATCCTATCTACACCGATAAG GAACTGAACACTGTTCAAGTCGTGGGACGAGCCCCAGTTACATTTGGCGACAAAGCCGCCCACAAGACCGTCAAGTTCCTCCGCAAGTGCTTCGATTTTGTAACTGGCTACACCCCCTATGAAATCCCCGCTTCTGTGCTTGCTCAGAAACCCATACCAATTGCCGAATTGCGCTCCAAAGGCAAGCTTTTGTCCGACCAAAAATGGCTATTCCGAATTATTCTTCTTGAGTCCATTGCCGGAGTGCCCGGCATGGTTGGTGGAACCTTGAGGCACTTGAGAAGTATGAGGTTATTGAAGAGGGACGGTGGATGGATACATTCattgttggaagaggctgagaaCGAGAGGATGCACCTTCT CACATTCATGACCATTGCTCAACCCGGCATCTTCACTCGAGCGCTCGTTCTGGCCGCTCAAGGCGTGTTCTATAAcgccttctttctcacCTATCTCATATCCCCCAGGATCGCCCACCGGTTCGTTGGCGcgcttgaagaggaagctgttCGTACCTACACGCATTGTATATCCGATATGGAGGCTGGTCTTATCCCCGAGTGGAAAGACATGCCTGCACCTGCCATTGCTATCGATTACTGGAGATTACCAGCAACCTCGTCCCTTCTCGATGTGATCAGGGCCGTGCGCGCCGATGAAGCTACCCACAGGTTTGTCAACCACTCTTTGGCCAACTTGGATCAAAAGAGGGACTTCAATCCTTTCGCATTGTCAGAGGCAAGTCCCGAGGAACGTGGCACCAAGTGGGG CTACACACGAGAGGAGTCTGCCAAATTCGCTCTGGAACAGCAGCAAAAACTCATGGCTGCCTCAGCAAAAAGCGGGGGGCTCGTGCAGTGA
- a CDS encoding ATP-dependent RNA helicase DBP8, whose product MTVNKKSRKSESSTASNAADGLVLDQSEIMKAMLAAQKGKQKEESEGSDEPDEEDGDSSEEEDEEEESSGSRAESSNAAQRNLKRRRSLSLDLDMEGEEDEENEGSASRPQPTLGTHLLSRTALATKDIAAKPQAKPKQNGLASAPKPSADITFESLGLSRPLITALASININKPTEIQAACIEPILSGRDCVGGAKTGSGKTMAFALPIVERIARDPFGVWAVVLTPTRELAYQLSEQFLVIGKPLGLTTATIVGGMDMMKQAQELEARPHIIVATPGRLCDLLRSGGVGPGKLSRVRTLVLDEADRMLTPTFAPELAYLFSQIPAKRQTCLFTATVSEAIMELANKEPPVGKQRPFVYRVASDSLTVSNLKQKYLFIPSQIRDPYLLYILQNPLEDIDVALRVDPKKAKAKERETALGKKGKKPRQAKEEEDAPSVPSTVIFTQRCATAHLLHLLLNSLDIPSVPLHSHLTQPQRLLSLARFRAHEVPVLVTTDVGSRGLDIPEVAMVINWDCPRRSDDYVHRVGRTARAGRGGVAVTIVTERDTELVKVIEDEVNVRLDELKLDEDKVLEGLNKVSLARRMATMEMHDSGFGERQATNKAKQIKRMKRDAAAAGKT is encoded by the exons ATGACTGTCAACAAGAAATCCAGAAAAAGTGAATCCTCAACGGCTTCAAATGCAGCCGATGGTCTCGTCCTTGACCAGAGCGAAATCATGAAGGCCATGTTGGCTGCTcagaaaggaaagcaaaaagaagagagcgaGGGAAGCGATGAAccagacgaggaagatggtgatagctcagaagaagaggatgaggaggaagaaagctcTGGGAGCAGGGCCGAATCATCAAATGCCGCCCAACGAAATCTAAAGCGCCGGCGATCTCTTTCACTCGATCTGGAcatggaaggtgaagaggacgaagaaaacGAAGGATCTGCATCACGACCCCAGCCCACATTAGGAACCCATTTGCTTTCTCGCACAGCTTTGGCAACCAAGGATATTGCCGCAAAACCTCAGGCTAAGCCCAAACAGAACGGTTTAGCATCCGCACCCAAACCTTCTGCCGATATAACCTTCGAAAGTCTCGGACTTTCACGCCCCCTGATCACTGCTTTAGCATCTATTAACATCAACAAACCTACGGAGATCCAAGCAGCATGCATTGAACCCATTCTTTCAG GGAGAGACTGCGTTGGTGGCGCAAAGACGGGTAGCGGTAAGACGATGGCCTTTGCCCTTCCTATCGTAGAAAGGATTGCAAGAGACCCTTTCGGAGTGTGGGCGGTTGTCCTCACACCTACTCG AGAGTTGGCGTATCAACTCAGTGAACAATTTCTCGTCATTGGAAAACCCCTTGGTCTCACTACAGCAACAATTGTGGGTGGTATGGACATGATGAAGCAAGCACAGGAACTTGAGGCTCGACCGCACATTATAGTGGCGACACCGGGGCGACTCTGTGATCTGTTGAGGAGTGGTGGCGTTGGGCCTGGGAAGCTCAGTAGAGTCCGCACGCTAGTGCTTGATGAAGCTGACAGGATGCTTACCCCTACCTTTGCCCCGGAACTTGcttatctcttctctcaaatcCCAGCGAAGAGGCAGACTTGTCTCTTCACTGCCACAGTTAGCGAGGCGATCATGGAGTTGGCCAATAAAGAACCCCCTGTGGGGAAGCAGCGACCGTTCGTTTATCGAGTTGCTTCCGA TTCTTTAACTGTCTCCAATCTGAAGCAGAAATACCTTTTCATTCCCAGTCAAATTCGCGATCCTTACCTCCTCTacatccttcaaaatccTCTCGAAGACATAGACGTTGCCCTTCGCGTAGATccgaaaaaggcaaaagcCAAGGAACGAGAGACGGCCCTTGGCAAGAAAGGCAAGAAACCCAGGCaggcgaaagaagaagaggacgcTCCCTCTGTTCCATCTACCGTCATCTTCACACAGCGTTGCGCTACTGCTCATCTCTTACACCTACTCCTCAACTCTCTCGATATCCCATCGGTGcctctccattctcatcttACCCAGCCTCAgcgtcttctctccctcgccCGTTTCAGGGCTCACGAAGTTCCTGTTTTGGTGACCACTGATGTCGGATCGCGTGGTCTTGATATCCCTGAAGTAGCTATGGTCATCAACTGGGACTGCCCCCGTCGGTCAGATGATTACGTGCATCGAGTTGGTCGTACAGCCCGTGCTGGCCGAGGGGGTGTCGCCGTGACGATCGTCACTGAGAGGGACACGGAGTTGGTCAAGGtcattgaggatgaggtgaaCGTTCGACTGGACGAATTGAAGTTAGATGAAGACAAGGTGTTGGAAGGGCTCAATAAGGTGTCTTTGGCGAGGAGAATGGCAACTATG GAGATGCATGACTCTGGGTTTGGTGAGCGTCAGGCCACAAACAAGGCGAAGCAAAtcaagaggatgaagagggatgCCGCAGCTGCTGGCAAGACGTAG
- a CDS encoding S-methyl-5'-thioadenosine phosphorylase: MENNEKIFVGCIGGSGLYHLDNLTFVKTLHIETPWGKPSSPITISSLPSGALIAFISRHGNHHTITPSEVPARANIAALKHIGCEAIVAFSAVGSLREEIAPGHFIIPDQIIDRTKGIREDTFFRGEGLVVHSMFGEPFSQKLNAFVAPRVEKILKETGDVVLHTGKTVVCMEGPAFSTRAESLMYRQWGGDIINMSVIPEAKLAREAELDYTLICTSTDFDAWRTGYEPVTVEEVIKVLHTNAGNSRAVAAGILQDVHDVVAEGKILTDIKGSMKFACVTRKDIQPETARKKLSYILPYFSD, encoded by the exons ATGGAAAATAACGAGAAAA TCTTTGTCGGATGTATCGGTGGCAGTGGTCTCTACCATCTTGACAACCTCACCTTTGT CAAGACCCTTCATATTGAGACTCCCTGGGGCaaaccctcctctcctATAACTATCTCCTCTCTGCCATCTGGTGCCCTCATTGCCTTCATTTCCCGTCACGGTAACCATCACACCATCACCCCCAGTGAGGTTCCTGCCCGAGCAAACATCGCCGCCTTGAAGCATATCGGTTGTGAGGCTATCGTTGCCTTCTCTGCGGTCGGCTCTTTGCGAGAGGAGATTGCACCTGGTCATTTCATCATTCCCGATCAGATCATCGACAGAACTAAGGGTATCAGGGAGGATACCTTCTTTAGGGGAGAAGGACTGGTCGTTCACTCCATGTTCGGTGAACCATTCAGCCAGAAGCTGAACGCTTTCGTGGCCCCCAGAGTGGAAAAAATCCTGAAGGAAACGGGGGATGTTGTCTTGCACACTGGGAAAACTGTAGTTTGCATGGAGG GTCCTGCGTTTTCTACCCGAGCCGAGTCTCTCATGTACCGACAGTGGGGTGGTGACATTATCAACATGTCCGTCATCCCTGAAGCCAAACTCGCTCGCGAGGCTGAACTTGA TTACACCCTCATCTGCACTTCCACAGACTTTGACGCTTGGCGAACCGGCTACGAGCCCGTCACCGTTGAGGAAGTCATCAAGGTCCTTCACACCAATGCCGGCAACTCCCGCGCCGTTGCTGCTGGTATCCTTCAGGATGTTCACGATGTTGTTGCCGAAGGCAAAATCTTGACCGACATCAAGGGCTCCATGAAGTTTGCCTGTGTCACCAGGAAGGAC ATCCAGCCAGAGACCGCTAGGAAGAAGCTTTCTTACATTCTGCCTTATTTCTCCGATTAG